In Palaemon carinicauda isolate YSFRI2023 chromosome 21, ASM3689809v2, whole genome shotgun sequence, the following proteins share a genomic window:
- the LOC137615043 gene encoding uncharacterized protein, protein MTLRAEKALTEWRAVNNRLLLAKFKSKQCNISIIMCYAPTNDAPEEMKDEYHEELQILETLRGEELTINEEWCDIKNINQSVDRDVEGFKLKQKAVDEDIVFLDKTQGIEVNRDDISDLLDEQQMTKKLF, encoded by the exons ATGACACTGAGGGCAgagaaggcattaactgagtggagagctgtcaATAACAGATTGTTActcgcaaagtttaaatcaaagcagtgcaatataagcaTTATAAtgtgttatgcaccaacaaatgatgctcctgaagaaatgaaagatgaataccatgaagaactgcaga ttttagagactttaagaggagAAGAGttgacaattaacgaagaatggtgtgatattaaaaacataaatcagtcagttg ATCGTGATGTTGAAGGGTTCAAACTTAAGCAGAAGGCAGTTGATGAGGATATTGTGTTCTTGGACAAGACACAGGGTATAGAGGTAAACAGAGACGACATCAGTGATCTTCTGGATGAGCAACAGATGACCAAGAAGCTGTTTTAG